Proteins co-encoded in one Candidatus Angelobacter sp. genomic window:
- a CDS encoding glucosamine-6-phosphate deaminase, translated as MAQTLKSFVADSLRVRVYATEGDLVQEAARETQSYLQQTLLAHARAAAVLATGNSQIKFLGQLVKLGGVDWSKVTLFHMDEYLGISADHPAGFRRYMRERVADLVNPKVFHDLGGDALLPIKECERYSQLLRAQPIDLCCLGIGENGHLAFNDPPVADFNDNRFVKIVKLDDACKRQQAGEGHFPDLESVPSYALTLTIPALISARKMVCIVPEKRKAAAVKAALQGPISTACPASFLRKQAHCTLFLDAESASLL; from the coding sequence ATGGCCCAGACGCTCAAGAGTTTCGTTGCTGATTCGCTCCGTGTGCGCGTTTACGCCACGGAGGGCGACCTGGTGCAGGAAGCCGCGCGCGAGACGCAAAGCTACCTGCAACAAACACTGCTGGCGCACGCTCGCGCAGCGGCGGTCCTCGCGACGGGCAATTCCCAGATCAAATTCCTCGGTCAACTCGTGAAACTCGGTGGCGTGGACTGGTCGAAGGTCACCTTGTTTCACATGGACGAGTATTTGGGCATTTCGGCGGATCATCCGGCCGGATTTCGCCGCTACATGCGCGAACGGGTCGCGGATCTGGTCAACCCAAAGGTGTTCCATGACCTCGGGGGTGACGCATTGCTACCGATCAAGGAGTGCGAGCGCTACTCCCAACTCCTGCGCGCGCAACCGATTGATCTCTGCTGCCTCGGCATCGGCGAGAACGGACACCTCGCGTTCAATGATCCGCCGGTTGCCGACTTCAACGACAATCGTTTTGTAAAGATCGTGAAGCTCGACGACGCGTGCAAACGCCAGCAGGCGGGCGAAGGCCACTTTCCCGACCTGGAATCCGTCCCGTCGTACGCGCTGACGCTAACCATTCCCGCGCTGATCTCTGCCAGAAAAATGGTCTGCATCGTTCCCGAGAAACGCAAAGCCGCGGCCGTCAAGGCGGCGCTGCAAGGCCCGATCAGCACGGCATGTCCGGCGTCGTTTTTGAGGAAACAGGCCCATTGCACACTGTTTCTCGATGCCGAGTCGGCGAGCCTTTTATGA
- a CDS encoding polysaccharide deacetylase family protein: MNYRILFFACGALAGLLPARCAAQSLAPDKTFAERLGWKHGDVVVILHVDDVGMSHSSNLGAIEATGNGVATSFSIMMPCPWVSEIARYLKTNREADSGLHLTLTSEWKIYRWGPLAGKSQVPGLVDEEGCLWHNVEQVATRATPDEVEREIRAQIDRAETLGIPITHLDSHMGTLFARPDYFERYAKVGIEKRIPILAVGGQGTFVLQENPEAATKLRPWVKKIWNAGLPVLDDVHTASYNWKPEEKTEKLQTLLKELKPGVTEIIFHASLPTEDFPLITSSSESRRADLKALTDPRVKKLIEERGIILTTWRELKERRKSASAME, encoded by the coding sequence ATGAATTACAGAATCCTTTTCTTCGCCTGTGGAGCGTTGGCCGGGCTGCTGCCCGCCCGGTGCGCCGCACAATCGTTGGCTCCGGACAAAACCTTCGCCGAACGTCTTGGCTGGAAACACGGCGACGTAGTTGTGATTCTGCACGTGGATGACGTCGGCATGTCGCATTCCTCCAACCTCGGTGCCATCGAAGCGACGGGGAATGGCGTGGCCACTTCGTTCAGCATCATGATGCCATGTCCGTGGGTTTCGGAGATCGCGCGCTATCTGAAGACGAACCGGGAGGCGGACAGCGGCTTGCACCTGACGCTGACTTCTGAATGGAAAATTTACCGGTGGGGTCCCTTGGCCGGCAAGTCGCAGGTGCCGGGCCTCGTGGATGAAGAAGGCTGCCTGTGGCACAACGTGGAACAGGTTGCCACGCGTGCCACGCCGGACGAAGTCGAGCGCGAGATTCGCGCGCAGATCGACCGGGCGGAAACGCTCGGCATCCCGATCACCCACCTGGACTCGCACATGGGCACGTTGTTTGCCCGGCCCGATTACTTCGAGCGCTACGCCAAGGTGGGAATTGAAAAGCGCATTCCGATTCTGGCCGTCGGCGGCCAGGGCACCTTTGTGCTTCAGGAAAATCCGGAAGCGGCCACAAAGCTGCGTCCCTGGGTGAAAAAGATCTGGAACGCCGGACTGCCGGTCCTCGACGACGTGCATACGGCTTCATACAACTGGAAACCGGAAGAAAAGACGGAGAAGTTGCAGACACTGCTCAAGGAACTGAAGCCCGGCGTGACGGAGATCATCTTTCATGCGTCCTTGCCCACCGAGGATTTTCCGCTGATTACCAGTTCCAGCGAGTCGCGGCGCGCCGATCTGAAGGCGCTCACGGACCCGCGCGTGAAGAAACTGATCGAGGAACGCGGCATCATTCTGACCACTTGGAGGGAATTGAAAGAGCGCCGGAAATCCGCGTCGGCGATGGAGTGA
- the nagB gene encoding glucosamine-6-phosphate deaminase gives MEVIIRPNPDSAARLVASLIAKDLRANPHLVLGLATGRTMEMVYGQLVSMHRDQGLDFSLCRTFNLDEYVGLPPDDSRSYRYYMSEQLFRHVNIDPRNTHLPNGTAKDLDAECDQYELAIGRSGGIDLQLLGIGRAGHIGFNEPLSAFKSRTRVKALAPLTLEQNAGFFGGPDKVPRRAITMGVGTILESRRCLLLATGAEKAEIIGRAVEGPITSMISATALQLHARCTVVVDEAAASGLQGSEYYRRIFATEPEWEEFRKMD, from the coding sequence CTTGTCGCCAGCCTGATCGCAAAAGATCTCCGCGCCAATCCGCATCTTGTTCTTGGCCTCGCGACCGGCCGTACGATGGAGATGGTCTATGGCCAGCTCGTCAGCATGCACCGCGATCAAGGCCTGGATTTCTCCCTGTGCCGGACGTTCAACCTTGACGAGTATGTCGGCCTGCCGCCGGACGATTCGCGCTCGTATCGTTACTACATGAGCGAACAACTCTTCCGGCACGTGAACATCGATCCCCGAAACACTCACCTTCCGAACGGAACGGCGAAGGATCTCGACGCCGAATGCGACCAGTATGAACTTGCCATCGGACGGTCCGGTGGCATCGACCTTCAATTGCTCGGCATTGGCCGCGCCGGGCACATCGGCTTCAACGAGCCGTTGTCGGCGTTCAAATCGCGCACCCGCGTCAAGGCGCTGGCCCCGCTCACGCTCGAGCAGAACGCCGGCTTTTTTGGCGGGCCGGACAAGGTCCCGCGCCGCGCCATCACCATGGGTGTGGGAACGATCCTGGAATCCCGGCGCTGCCTGTTGCTCGCGACCGGCGCGGAAAAGGCGGAGATCATCGGCCGGGCCGTCGAAGGCCCGATCACATCAATGATCTCGGCGACGGCGCTGCAGTTGCACGCGCGTTGCACGGTGGTGGTGGATGAAGCGGCCGCCAGCGGGCTGCAAGGCTCTGAATACTATCGGCGCATCTTCGCCACCGAGCCGGAGTGGGAAGAATTTCGCAAGATGGACTGA